The following coding sequences are from one Candidatus Binataceae bacterium window:
- a CDS encoding TIGR03620 family F420-dependent LLM class oxidoreductase: MDIGKVGAFCFLDAMTTPESVAFCRRVERMGYKVLWTPEAWGREPFSHGGYLLARTDRLIYATGIANIWVRDPMSMASAARTLAEAAEGRFILGIGVSHRSLVEELRGHQYVKPFSYMSEYIPRMKQALYKAAAPKAEPPLVIAALHPKMLALAAREAQGTHTYMCGPQHTAKARAIMGPDKWVCASLVVILERDAATARARAREHLSFYANQQNYRRILMSQGFTAADFENGCSDRLIDTMIAWGSEDKIAARIEALLAAGANHVCLMPLRCDSSGLPDERALGAFAPR, translated from the coding sequence ATGGACATCGGCAAGGTCGGAGCGTTCTGCTTTCTCGACGCGATGACGACGCCGGAGAGCGTCGCGTTCTGCCGGCGCGTCGAGCGCATGGGCTACAAGGTCCTGTGGACGCCCGAAGCGTGGGGCCGCGAGCCCTTCTCGCACGGCGGTTACCTGCTGGCGCGGACCGACCGCCTAATCTATGCCACCGGCATCGCGAACATCTGGGTGCGCGATCCGATGTCGATGGCGTCGGCGGCAAGAACGCTGGCGGAAGCCGCCGAAGGTCGCTTCATTCTCGGCATCGGTGTCAGCCATCGCTCGCTCGTCGAGGAATTGCGCGGGCATCAGTACGTCAAACCCTTCAGTTACATGAGCGAGTACATTCCGCGGATGAAGCAGGCGCTGTACAAGGCGGCAGCGCCCAAGGCCGAGCCTCCGCTGGTCATCGCCGCGCTGCACCCCAAGATGCTCGCGCTCGCTGCGCGCGAGGCGCAGGGAACGCATACCTACATGTGCGGTCCGCAGCATACCGCCAAGGCGCGGGCGATCATGGGCCCGGACAAGTGGGTTTGCGCGAGCCTGGTCGTGATCCTCGAGCGCGACGCGGCCACGGCGCGCGCCCGCGCCCGTGAGCACCTCAGCTTCTACGCCAACCAGCAGAACTACCGCCGCATCCTGATGTCGCAGGGGTTCACCGCGGCTGACTTCGAAAACGGATGCAGCGATCGCCTGATCGACACGATGATCGCGTGGGGCAGCGAGGACAAAATCGCTGCCCGCATCGAGGCTCTGCTCGCGGCCGGCGCCAATCACGTTTGTCTGATGCCGCTGCGGTGTGATTCAAGCGGCCTGCCCGACG